agaattTAGACACAGCAGTGCCAGTAAGGGGCTAGGCAAATAAAATTTTGGACTTCAAACATACTTAAGAGCTAGAAGATTAATCATGCACTAGATCAGAATTCAGAACCAACGGTTGTAAAAGCATCAAACGCACTCCAGCATCAAATGGTCATGTATTCCATTATATTCACAGGACAGCGCCACAGCAAATGGAAAATAAGAAAAGATGATGGTATGATGTTTCCCATTCCAGAAGAACAAATAGTGGAACTGCAATAATTGATCAGGATACAATCCTGTAAGAAAACACAACATAGATCCTCAACCATCTCACCTTGTCCTGGGATTGCTTTGGTAGTGCAGACGGTGCTGGTTCAGGTGCAGGTGCACTGACTTTCTTAATGACAATTGGGGCAGCAGCTGGAGGGGGGTCTCTCTTTTGAACAGGCTTGTCGCTCTTAATAACCTCTTTTACAGGTTTTGGCACCTGAACAGTACTGCTAAGTTGAGGGCGCTGGTTTGGTACACCAGATAACTTTTCACGGAGATCTGAAACTGGTGATTTCTTCACAACCTCAATCCTTTTCTGCACTTGAGATTTTTGGTTCGATTGCAGATTTCTTAAAGTAGGTTCAGCTAAAACAAACACGGTAGAAGCAACAAGCTAATGGTAAATCATCAGAAGGAAAGCAGGAATAAAGGCATGTTCAGAATTATTCGAAAAATGGCCCTCACATGAAGTTTGGGTTCCTCTAGAATCCTTATAAAGCTCACGTCTCCACGTCCCATCATCCCGGCGAAACCTGCAAAATCCCGGCAGAGATAATATCAACAGTAACAATAAGATTATTCTCCTTCTGAAATCTGAATAACATGGGATATCTGAACTAACTGATCACATCAGCAATTTGTAATTCTCTGAAAGTGATAACACAACAGCCATTGAAAGCAGTGCATGGTTAAGGCTGCAATAAGAAGTTGTCGTCAGTGTATAAGAGCCTGTTTGGATCGCATAGGCTAACAACTAGCAGCTAAAAATTAGCTCTAGTCCATCCAAACAGGAGGACTAATGGGTGGCCTAATTTGTAGCCAAGCTCTTGCTAGTTGTTAGTCAATTAGACAAGCACAACTGTATAACAAGGGCTAATAGTTCATTGCTATGATGTATGCACCTATTAGCTGGGGATCCAAACATGCACAGGCTAAtagttactccctccattccaaaatataaaacattttggcttttctagagacATTGCTTTTGTTATGTAtttagacatagtgtatatctaagtgcacaGCAAAAATCATGTATCCAAAAaagccaaaatgtcttataatttggaatggaatagagggagtagttGGCTAATTTGTAGCTAGCAATTTTTTAGCGCTGGCTAACAATTAGCCTTAGCTGATCCAAGCAGGACTAAAATATAAATGCATGCCAGCAGGTAGGTGATGAGCAACAACAGGAATAGCAAACATGGTTTCAGCTTAAGCAAACCTAGTGTATTTTCCATTTGTATGAGTGGAAACTGGGTGAACCCATACACTATAAAAACTGGAGCTAAAATGTGCATCCACACACAATGCTGGCCTGCCCATTAGTTCTACACGAATTAAGAAATAATGCAATGTAATTCTGTAGCAGCAGCAACAGTACCACAAACATCTATATCTGTATCTGCCAGTTCAAACAATCAACCACAAGCATTGCGCATACACTAATAACTGTCCGATTGGATCCCGTATACAAACAAACAACACAGCTGGCGAAGGACGAAGGTTATATGCTTTTGCAAGCAAGCCTTAAAAGTACCAGCACCACGAACCACTCGATTCGAAGTCCCTAAACAACATTTCCGCAGCCAGCACCACTCACTGGTTATCGATCCAGCCCAGAATCCGCAACCATGTAGCGCCAACAAGCACGGGAATGGCGAAGCGGGCAACGATTTTGAACCGGGCGAGCTCGAGGGCGTACCTTTTTGCGTCATCAGACCGCGAGCGCGAGGCGCCGCCCGACCCGAGGCGGTCCATTACAGAGCGCTTCCGCCCCGAGGTCCTGTCGGCGTACATCGCGACTGCGGCGTCGGCGGCAGCGTCGGCGGCGAGGGCTTGGGAGCGCGTGCGCGTAGGGTTCCGTCGGCGAGAAGGAGAGGAGGAATACAAGGAGGTGGGGAGAGGACAGAGGACAGAGGATCGGTGGAGTCGTGGAGAGAGCTGGAACGGTAATATGCAAAACTTGGAGGTGGTTTTCCAAACTTTACTACGTGTTGTTCTGGGCCTGTGCTTGAGCATTATCTTTTGGGCCCATCTTTTGGGCTGAACCAGAGAAAAGCTATGTCAAATAGTTTTTTTACTGAAAAATAACGGAATTTCCAATAATAATTCTTTACTGATTCTATACAGTAATTCTCCAAAATGAATTAGGGGCTAGGAGCTGAAAAATATAGCTTCTCCTAAATCACTCTAGATACAAAATTATTATATGTATAGAGTTAATCCTACTGAAATAATTTAAGTAAAAAAAATCACTTCTCGTAGAAAATTAACTTCCATAGATAATCCAGAACAGAAAAAGTCTTGCAAAAGAGGCCTCGCATGTGAGTATGTGACTAGTGGTTTCCCAATGCGTGCACCTTTACatgcccccccccccacacacacacaccgttTTATTTTATCCCACTAGAAAAAAATTGATTTCCCATTACACCGAGTTCTAGACTTATTATGGTACATGGAGATTGGGGTACTCCTCTTTCCTTTTTAAAATGTTGTTATGGTatttatgctggttataaattttagaaaatgatcAAAACTAAGTACGTTTAACTCATCGAAAGGTGATAGCGACGTTAAAAtttgacggagggagtatatacttGTGGTTGCCTCCTGTTCCTTCACCCAACGGTAGTACGAAACATGCAGTGACTGGCCCCAAACGTGAGCAGCACTTTTGTACCCAGAATTTTGCCTAACCAGTACGCGGTCCTTCCATGGTTGTTGCCTTGTTTGGGGGTGTTGGCTGCTGCAGTACGCGGACGTTATTTCAACACGTAGGAACCGAGTCACCGGGACGAGGGACGACTACTGCTCGCTCCCGCCTGCCGGACATTGGCTTCCCCCGCCCGCCTGGCGCTCGTCTCCTCGTCGTCGCCCCTTGTGTTGACGACGCTCTCAACCTCAGGCGCTCCCGAACGACGACGGACCCACGCACACGCCCAGCCGAAGCAGCTGCTGCCGCGTTCGAGGAGGAGGCGCGACACGTACGTACGCCGACGCGGACAAACAGACACGGACGACGGCGTTGGCTGAGCCCTGGATCGATCGAGGCTGGAGAGGCAACCGGGGTCGGCAGGCACTCGGCAGG
This window of the Sorghum bicolor cultivar BTx623 chromosome 7, Sorghum_bicolor_NCBIv3, whole genome shotgun sequence genome carries:
- the LOC8062408 gene encoding uncharacterized protein LOC8062408 isoform X1: MYADRTSGRKRSVMDRLGSGGASRSRSDDAKRFRRDDGTWRRELYKDSRGTQTSSEPTLRNLQSNQKSQVQKRIEVVKKSPVSDLREKLSGVPNQRPQLSSTVQVPKPVKEVIKSDKPVQKRDPPPAAAPIVIKKVSAPAPEPAPSALPKQSQDKVDASLDSLLKSLDLEKYLINFQAEEVDMKALVYMNEEDMKSLGIPMVLQGLCLFLTCLFLSPTRVPGKRYYQHWLTERGSLRSHCLPVPVEASLSLCGS
- the LOC8062408 gene encoding ankyrin repeat and SAM domain-containing protein 6 isoform X2, which gives rise to MYADRTSGRKRSVMDRLGSGGASRSRSDDAKRFRRDDGTWRRELYKDSRGTQTSSEPTLRNLQSNQKSQVQKRIEVVKKSPVSDLREKLSGVPNQRPQLSSTVQVPKPVKEVIKSDKPVQKRDPPPAAAPIVIKKVSAPAPEPAPSALPKQSQDKVDASLDSLLKSLDLEKYLINFQAEEVDMKALVYMNEEDMKSLGIPMGPRKKILSALAHRKRKSSKSLPTSAS